The Chiroxiphia lanceolata isolate bChiLan1 chromosome 4, bChiLan1.pri, whole genome shotgun sequence genome includes the window TGTGATGCTTTTTTACTGTTCAGTCTGGCTGGtaggaatttttcctaatgctgCCCCAAACTCTGAGCCTCCCGGTGTTTAGCTCCATCCCCTTTTTTCAGGATTAATTTTCCCTTGTTGTCAAGAGCACAGGAGCTGGAAGAAGTACCTCTCTTCTCACTTCCTTTCCATCCCTCTTGGTGTTCCCATGGGAAGAAGCTACCTGTAAACTACTTATAAGCTACCCCAGGGGAATTTCTCCTACTACAGTAGATATTTGTTCCTGAATCCTCATCTTTTTCCATGTGGCCTGAGCAGTGCTGTTGATTTCTCCCTAttgaagggagggtgtcaggGCCTTGCCTGGAGCACAGAGACAATAAAGAcatcccttcctttctccttagACGTTATTCCTTTTATAATGCTGCTGAGTTGGGACACGGTGCTTTTGTGTCAGAGGTAATTCATCGGTGTGAGCTCCTGCACAATTGGCATACAAAAGCATTTGGAAATGTACCACATGAACCAGTGTCTCTGGGGCTTTATTCTGCCCTAGACTTGCCTATTTAAGGGAGGAAATGTGGATCGTGGTTGAGTCCTTTGTGCATGATAGTTCATGGTTTAAAGTTGGTTTTGCcttacattaaaagaaatgagtCTCAAGAATTACTGACATTCCGTATGCACTCAGGCTTGCTTCCAGTGCCATTCCCAGACTGTCATCCCTCATCTAAACCTTGAAACTGCTGTTACATTACTGCTCTTCTAGTTGCATCCTGCAGATCTTGCTGATGGGGCAAGTCTGCTGTTTGGGAATTGCACAATGGCTGGATGAAAAGGCTGACCAAAGCATGTGGGGTTATTTGGCTGGCTGAACTGCTGTGTCTCTGGCATACCTGCCATAAATATTCATGATTGAGATGGGCTCAGGGAAGAAGAGGGCACAGGTGAGTTGTCCTGGGTTAGTGTTTCAAGAAAGCAGTGTGGGCTGTGTTGTGGTTTACCACTGGGACACCTGACCTTGCAGCTCCCTTTTATCTTGCTTTTGCTACTGAAGAAAGTGGTGAATCTGCAGTAAATGTTACGTGAGTTGTTCTGCCAGTTACTTGGCTGTGGTCTCCATTAATGGCTGAGTTTGGCTGTTGTCAGGAAGTTGCTGAGAAGAACAGACTTGCAACACAACAGCTGCTGATTTTCTGGTAGCCAGGCACTGCAGAGATGGCATCTGTCTCTGGGTTAGGGCACTAGGAACATGTGTTACAATAAGACTCATCCTAGAACTGAGCTGGTCCGCGTCTTACTCCTTTCTGGGgctaaaagaaggaaaatattttcttctctgatgtCTGCACTACACGAGGACAAACAAATCAGTGTGAGCTGCTGTACAATCTCTCCCTCAGGGCTTTTCTAATGACTTGAGAGGTTTGTCACTGTTGGTTGCACTAATGCAAGACTGAAACCTGAAAGATGTACTTACATGAACTTCTGTGGAAGGTCATGGCAAATTTTTCTAGACGAGGCAAGAAACTATGTGCAAATCTGGAGAGCTTGCTCTGAGAAAGAGAATCTTACCACACCACTTGCTGCTGTTAGCCTATGATTTTATTTGCCTTTGCAGACAACATGGACTAAGAGTAATAGGCAGGATTCAGTGTGACCCAAGTCCTTATGTGTTCACAGTCTGTTTTGAGGGAACTCACCTCCCCAGCTTCTGACCTGGAAAAAGCTTATGAAATAACAGCTGTCAATAACAATATAATACTAAAAGGTATTACTCTGGGAAATATAAAAAGTTTGAAGCCCATGTCGAGCAGGATCAGCTGTCACATCTGTCAGACAAAACTGACTGTCTCCTACTTGCACATTAATCTTGAATTGCATCTGGAGTTTGCCTGTGTACGAGGCCAAGACGTGCTTAATCTTGCTTACCTTGTAGCCAGCATGATTAGAACTGGGCTTATATCTGGTTCATATCCAAGCCTATTAGAACTTGCCCTTTTGGTGGGATGACCTCAATACAATCCCTCATAGCGCACAAGACACAAAGAACCTGTAATAAGCCATCCCAACATGATGGAGAGAACAGGTTTTGCCACTTGTGTTCCTAGGATTTGAGACCAAAGTGAGTCGAAGTAAATGTTGAAGTCACTGGTTTGGAGCCCAGCACTTTGTTGATAAAGctactaaaaaatatttctttgtgtgGAATTGCAGTAATGTAAATGATTTACATCCAGAGTGTTAGCAGGGAACGCGGTGAACCTTGCGGAGTTTAGTGGTGTAGCCCTTGTCCTCATGTTCCCTGCCAGGTAAAAGCCCAGTTGATGTTTTCCCTTCTCACCATGGGAGAAGGCTCAGTAAGCAACAGGACACTGTTGTATTTGTTAAgtggagaagggagggagggatagATATGCCAGGGAAAGCTTTTCACATGCACACTCCAAGTGCCCCTCTGTCCCAGGCACAACAGAGACACGTTCACTGCCCTGCTGGCTGTCCCCACTCTCCTCTCCAGGGTGTGCCAGCTGAGCCCAGGGGAAGGCCACGTTCCTGGGGCCAGACTGCACGCTGGGCTCTGTCCCACTGGGGCACCCTTGCGCTTAAAATTGGGGAAGAAGTTGTAATAGTGCCTCTGATGGTACATGGGTCCTGAACAGCTTCAGCAGGTCTGTGGAGACCTTGCGGTGCAAAGAGTTGTGCAGTGCTGTCTGCTTGAACCGTGGTCCATAAGGAAGAGCCTGTGCTCTTCCATGCAGGTGTTCCCCATGGCTGATTACCTCTGCTGGTGGAAATTGCTTGCTTGAATTACAGCCTAAGTAATCTTTGAGTGGTGTGGGGAAGAGCGTTTCATTCTTGGAGGCCCTGAAATACATTTCACCTAATTCTGTTGTTCCCCAGCCCTCCttagctgagctgcagctggctTTTTGTCTGTGTGGCTCCTCGCTCGTTGGTGGAGGTTCTCTTCATCTCCATCCGTTTTTCTTTTGAGCAAAGACTTGGTGCAAAGTCGTTGTGCTTCAAGCAGACGGAAATAGAAATTCTAAGCATACAGTAGATATTGGGAAATAAGAAGAATATCTGCGAAAATATAAGAAACCATTGTAAATCATCAtgcagggaaaacaaactgtAAGCCTAATTAAAGTAACCTGCAATATTGGTGGATGAGGGTGTTGTTCCTGTTTGCTTCCTTCTCTTGACTGTTAACAGAGGTCCAAAGTACAAGCTATTCTGGGGCAGTGTTATTAAGATCACGTCAGACTGTGACTAATTAATTTCCTGTGTGTATCAGGTGTTTAAAGAAGCAACTTATGAGCAATCCAGTACCTTACAAAATTTTAGTCCCAGAAAATGGTGTATTGATCGTTAACAAACCTATGCAAGGATGCAGTGGGTAGCACAGGTATGGGGTGTCACCCTGCCACATAACACCTGCATTTTACATTGACAGACATGttataaattattctttctttgtggTCTTTATTCTAGAGAGcagttcagttttcttctgaagaatTATAACTCTTACTATTCGGATCAAGAGAATCTACAACTGACATGTAATCAGGTAAGGAATTAGGTGAGAGAAACTCCCACTAATCTGGAGGTACCTGTCTCTGCTCTCTTCTCCTCACAGCACTGGACTCCAGCACTTGCTGTGGTGTTTTTATTATATGACATGATCCATCTAATATAATAAACCAGAACAGATTTCCTAGACTGATCAGGTCAGCTGCAGTTTTGGATGTCGTGGAAATACCTCAAAACTGAGGTTCCACAGCCTCTCTAAGTAACCTCTGCCAGAGCTGTGTCAGCCTCAGCGAGTCCATTGTGTTCTTGTTACTTGAGGGGAAATTgattattactttatttttactcaATTGTTATGTAGTActccttattctttttttttcttgtctccagcaagaaggaaacgcGCCATTTATTGAAGGAATCCTGTCAATATTTTGGGGAGTGCGACACCCTATCCGATTAAAAATTCAAGATGAGAAGCTGATACCCTCTTTTGTAACCCTGAAGTCAACAGGGAGCGTGGATTTGTTCCCTAGTAAAAGGTAATGTATGAACTTCCCTAGGGAGGAGGCAGGCTAGCATTGCAAGACAGCTCTTGGGGGTGGCTTCAATGGATGTGGCTGGCTGTGTACCCCAGATTCTCCAAAGGCTCTGGTGCCAGCttgcacagcagagctctgtgacTGATATGGCCTTTCAACAGCTTCTGCTGGGCAGAAAGGTGTGTTTTTGTAGCATCTTTGTCTGGCTGTCAGattgaggagctggaggaggctgcTCTTGTTCACAGGAAGTGACTATTCCCATACAAGGACTGGGAAATCgatatatatgaaatatacgtataaagaaaccccaaacaaactcCACGTGTATCTGTGGACACCTGATACTGGGAGCCCCTGAAAGGTCTCGTGTTGGTGCACACAGTACAGCATGAAGCCAAAAGCTGATAGTTAAGTGCCCTCCTGGCTGCTTCAGGTGTGGAATCATTGCTGTTCAGCTGAAGTTCACACCAGGGAATGAATACTGGCTTAGTGCAAAATCTAGTGTAGAAAACCCTGTTAAAATGCCCACAGACCAGCTactccaggctgctgccagtGATGTTTTATATCCCAGTATGTAGTGCTCAACTATTGCAGGTTCTCAGTGTACTTTTCCTTCGTTTTGAACACTTATTTCCCCAGCCTTAGTTGGTGCATTTGAGCTAAAGCTGAGTCATGTGCAATAGGGAGGCAGTTCACCCTAAATGACTCCCTGATAAATTGTGTATTGCAGAGCTTCTTTTCCTAATTACCCATTGTCTTAGATTGCATGTGGTGCACGTTGGAATTCTGGATTTAATTCTGCCATCCTTGCAGCTGGGAAATTCTAGTCAAGTCAGGGACAGGTTTTCTGTCTCTGGCTGTTGAAATTGAGGGCTGAGGCCTGACAGGTTCTGTGTTTAccttgcccagctctgctggtgtgggggtgtgtggCCTGCAGGACAGGGGCCACTCTGGCAGCTGAGGTCATGCTTTGCCTTTTAGTGCTTAAGAAACTTCTGGCTGGTGGAGATCTGAATCTTAAAGTAAACATTAACTCATGATCCCAGAAACATGGGGCTGCCCTGACATGCTTTAAGGTATGCAGAGCAGCTTGGCTGTGTGATCCTAAATGAACTTGGTAAATGTGTGGAACACAAGTGAGATCGTTGTTTGGTGTGTTTGTGGGAGTTAGCTGAATATTCtttggaatatatatatatatatatatatatataggaaatgaatttttattattgtctTACAAATTGGTTTATTCTCAGTCAGAGCAGTAACTGGATGAAGACTTTCTGCTGAAGAGTTTAGACAATGAATTATGGAAATGTTGACATAAAAAAAGGTAGATTTTCTAACAGGCTCCGTGGAATTCCTTGCTCTCATCCAGAACTGGGTAGCATGAGGGGCTGGTATGTAATTTAGTCTTCCACGTCCCATCTGTATAGCAGGCGTGTATCCTGTGACTGTTAAAACAACAACACGTTTTCTGTGTGCCTTCCTGGTACTTTATTGTGATTAATCCATAACTTCGCTGTAAAATAGATAAGTGATTACTGCAAGTTATTTAAGGGACATGATTTCTCTGTTCAACAGGCTCTAAATAGGCCTGTGATATATTTGGGATCCCTCATCATACCATGTTTTAataactgattttctttttacttaaaCTAAAATTACCATGCAGAAGTCTATAGTTGTGTTCTGTAAAGTTCTGTGCATGGGCAAGAATGCACTACTTGAAGCCTGGCCACAGGATAAACTGAAATCGCTGTGTTAACGAGGAGTAATAAATGTTTGGTCTTTCAGGGGAATGACTCGCTGGGGAGAATTTGATGACCTGCATCACATTAGTGGGGAGACACTGAAGTCTGCTGAGGAACAGCCAGACCTCGAGCAAAGTTAGTGTCGGTGCTCTTATGTTCACAAAAATTTGGGTGTTCTGTGGCTGTGCAAAATGAATTTCACCCATCAGGCTTTCCCTAGCAGTGAGGGGGAATCTTTATGCTCTGTGTGATGTGTTGCAAGCTGGGAGAACACTGACCCGGGGCTGGCTAGGGCCGACATTGTGCAGGTGGCTCAGTGAACAGCCAGTGCTAACGGGCTGTGCTTTCACCACGAGATCATTCCCAAGGGAACAAAATAGCCAACTGTGGCCACTACAGCCAGCCTGTTCCTCTTCATCGCATGCCTATGCcttgctcctctcctgctccccacccaaaaaaaagttaataaaaaaataaatacctccACCAAGAGCTTCCTTCCTCTGGGGttgctggcagggaggggggagcagcTGCACACGGTGCTGATGTGCTTTTGTTCTTCCAGGTTATCCATGTTATGAAAGCCACACGCTGAAGCCCAGGAGTGAGCAGGAGCACGACTGTGCCACCCTGCCCCGGACCAGCAGCGATGCCACAGCCGTGCGGAAGAGGACCAagctccccacagcagccaggacagAAGGAGAAACTCACAGGTTCTCAATCAATGGCCACTTCTACAACCACGAGGTAGGAATGCTTAGGCTTGGCTTCATCACCTGAGGGTGGGCCCTGGGACAGGGAACCCTGTCCAGTGAGCTTTGCCTCATGCTCATGCCCTTGTGTGGCTGTTTTTGTTCCAGACATCAGTTTTCACTCCGGCTTTTGGATCAGAAACCAAAATAAGAATCAACAGCCACATGAGAACCAGACATGTGATAGAACAGCTGCTTCACAAGTTTAAGGTAACCTGGCAGGAGCAAGTGTGGCTGTGTTCTGGAAATGTTCATTCCAGTGTGCactccagtgctgcaggaaaggcagggaatATTGCATGAAATGGAATGTGAAAGAACCCGCATGGGCCATTTGAAATGCatgggttgggtttgttttatcAGTGTTTCATGGCACTTTGAGGCTATAAAAGTTACACCGGGTGTGTGGTGCGCGGTGAAGGGGAAACTGCAGAACCCCTTCCCTGAAGTCCCGCTCAGGAGGGTGAACGCTGCCGCGCTTCCATCATTCCCAGTGCAGGGAAAGGCTGATCACTGCCCGTGGCAGTGCTGCCCTCCAGCGGACATCCCCAGGAATTGCGGTTTGCTTAACAGGGAATTCAATGCCGTGTCTGGGAGATGGGTCCTGTTAGACCTAGGCAGGTGGAAAGGTCCAGAAAGTGAGAGTTGAAAGTACTGCTCAAGGTCAGTGCCGTACTGTctgaaactacattttttttcccttagagTTACCCTGGAACCATCTTCCACCAGTATGATTATAGCCAGTCAGAAATACTTTCCCATTAGTGCTGTATGTTTCTCCAATTCTATGTGGCTGCATAGGGCacaattttactttatttatgTTAAACGTTCCAAGTAAAGTTGTCTAGAGACTTGGCTATTGCAGAATTACTTGAAGTAGTTAGTGGGACTTGGGAGTGTAATACTGAAAGGAAGACTTGACTTCTAGGAGTAGTAAGGAATGGACTTACAGACTGGGGTGTGAAGTTTTGGAAAAGTTGCAAGGTAAGTGTTCAAAAGCTCTGCTGTTTGCTCAGTGTGCCTGTCAGGCAAGTTGGGTAGGCAGGAATCACAGAGTCTTACCCTGATGAAGATACAAGTAGCAAATCTACATGTAACATGAAAAGAAAGTTGTATGAAGTAGTTCAGGATGCTCCAAGGAAACCAGGCAGGAATGATCTGGGCTTGTCTAAGTGTATTACTGATTGGGGCAATATGGAAGGGTAAGGATTAGGGTTGGCACGGGGACAATGAACATGGCAGCATAGCTTTCTGTCTTATCTAAATCCAGCATCTTTAAACTCTTCCACAGACAGGATCTCTGTCTCACTTTAATCCACATCTCTGAGCTAAGACACACAGGGAGTATCTGCTGAGAGGGAAATGCTGGGAAGGTCTGTGAGTCTCaatggattttcttttgtttcacagATAGAAAACAGCCCCCATGAATTTGCACTTTACATTATCCATGCATCTGGAGGTaagccaggcactgctgcctgaTCACTTCATCTCTAATCAtcctctctgtgtgtgtgtgtgtgtgtgtgtgtgtgtggaacGTGTACCTCTGAGTGACAGGGCTCATCCCAGACCTCTGTCCTCATTTGGACAGTGTGGGTGTGGTGTGGCATTTTGGCTTCTCCAGAGACCCCTCAGATGTGTATCctctggagaggaaaagcagaatgatTGTGTTGTGGGCCCTTTCAGCTGACAGTTTTGCATCACAGATGCTGAGTTCAAAGTACTCATTTTTCAGTGGGAAATGTTTACTTCCACAACAATTTAAGTTCTTTAAGAAACAGGAGATTTTATCTTTATTAAAGGGAATGCCTGAAAGAGTGGAAGCTAACTGAGGGGGAACATACcttaaatgacaaaatattaGGGACCTGTTAGGTATCTGGTAATTGCACAGCAGTCAGATATGGTTGATCTGTGTCAAGGAAAAAGGTTCCTGAATGCAGGAGGTacagagaggccctgcagtgtgTTCTGTATGTCATGACATTCCTTATAAATCCCAGAAAAGAAGCAGTTGAGGAGTGGAGACGTCCCCTtgctgcacaggctgctgcaggggcCCTCGGAGAAGATTGCCAAGTTCTTCCTCATGGACGGGGATGTGGAAGAGATCAGCAGTGACGTGCGTATATCATCAGCTCTGGTAGctcaggggttttttctctgttaccATGAATAGTAGTGCATTTCTTGTCTTCTCCCTGATAGGTTGCTCAGTACATTCCATTTCATCTTCCCTTTTTGGAATCAATTTTACATAGAATAAATgaagaggagaagcaggagattCAACAGACAATGGCAAGGTAAGTGGAAGTAAAATGAGGGGGGttgctgagtccaggggaatCTGTACAATGTTGGGCTGGCTCATGAGGAGAACACGTGGATGTAGCAGTGTGCAGGTACAACACTGCTGGGACTGCTGGAGAGATGGGTGGGATTTATAatcctttccctgagctgtaTACCCAGCTGTTCTGTTAAAGATTACAGAATAAATACTAACTACACACACAGTGGGGTCATTTCAGAAAGTTTAGACCCTGAGAGTCACTTCAGTttattgtgtttgtttcttgAGCCTTTACAAGCCTGAGCTTGTACTTGCTGCTGTGTATTCCACTGGAAAGAATAAATGCAGTACACGCTGTGGTACTGTTTTGGTTCTGTAGCATTTAAGCCACATTGGTGCCAAATGTCCCTTTAAAATGTATGGTAAATGACAGGAATTCCTGTGACAGTAGCTCAAAATGCCCAATAGGGACAAGCCAGAGAGGCTTCTGTATTTGTGAGCAACTGGGTCCTGAGACCAACAGCAGTGAGAGGCTGCAGTACCCATGGATCTGTGATTGGATGATGGGCTGATAATCATGTTGAATCAAAGTGTACAgggaatatataaaaaaataataagtaaCACCTGCCATTTTCTAGTGGGAAGCTTTTCATTGCCCTTTGACCAGCTCATTAGAACTGGGGTTGAATCTTTGCAGGATCCTGTTACTGAAATGCATTCTCCCCCTCCATCTCAGGTACCTGAAAGAGAAGAGCCTGATACGGCAACACCTTCGCAGTCGAACTGTTAGAAAAACAGAGACCACGGTTTGATGGGAACGGCCCCTTGGGAACAGCCCCCTGGGTGTGCGGAGGGGCAGTCGCTGTGCTGCTGGTTCTGGGGGCTGGGACTGAGGAGCACTTCAAGCTCAGGGTGTGCAGAGTGAGGGAGTTTCTCCTGAGCATTAAACAGCCGAAACTGCCCCCACTGCTGCAGCGCTGGGATGCGGGTTGGAACCACCTAAGGAGATGCACTACATCCCCCAAACAACAGATGCTGAATCTGGCTTGGAACTTAGGGAAAAATATGCCCTGAAAAGCCCAAGGCTTTAAACCCTGCTGATGTACAACCCGTTACCAAGAGGCTGGCATAGGAAAAATATTGCAACAACCACTGTGTTCatagaaaatatgcaaattaaGTTTATGGTTATCCCTCTATTAGAGAAATGTGGAATTGTACTAGCAGAATGCTTTTCAGTAGAGGCAAGTGGCAGAaggtatttatgtatttaagaCAGCAGGTAGGATTTTCACTTAACTTACAAAATATCCATGCGAGATGCCTGAAATCCCACTGGCTTCATGTTGGTAGATGCTGAACTTGCTTAAGCTTTGAGCTACGGTTAGAAAAACATAATTGGCAGCCTCCCACATACAAGCTGCTCAGCTCTTAACCGTGAGAGGGTGTTTATCCCTGAAATATGTTGTGAAACGCAAAAGAAGAACTGTCACTGAACACAGGTGGGTCCTGGAAGGCATCTCAGTAGTTTTTGCTGCTGTAGTaagtgattctgtggttcttccagtgttttctttttgaaagggAATGGAGAAGTGCTCAGGGAGAGGCTGAACGTCATAACCATGGAGGGTTGGGCTCGTGGCCTCCCCATGGCTGCAATTTgggtccagcccagccccagaaAGGGCACAGCAGCCAATGCCAGGCCCTGTCTGGTTGAGTTGTGTTGGATATTGGAGCTCAAATTACAGagatgcaaataaaataaattgtgtgCAGTTGATGTTCCTCCTGCATTAGCCGGTTGTTTTTACCTGGTATCTGTGACTTAGCTGCCTTTGCCTTGTGCAGGTAACAAATAAGTGAGGGAGGAAATGAATGTGTTGTCTACAAATCATGTGGAATAAATCAAATTATAAAACTTTACACTGCCTGAGAGCTTGGTACTGGGATGTGAATTCAAAAAATGAAGGTCGATGTGCTGATTGAAACTGCTCTGGCTGGGGCAAGGGGGCTACAGTTTATAATCCTACCTAGGAAAATATTAGGG containing:
- the RASSF6 gene encoding ras association domain-containing protein 6; translation: MKKVTMKAQHLPSVFINEEKFITREQFSFLLKNYNSYYSDQENLQLTCNQQEGNAPFIEGILSIFWGVRHPIRLKIQDEKLIPSFVTLKSTGSVDLFPSKRGMTRWGEFDDLHHISGETLKSAEEQPDLEQSYPCYESHTLKPRSEQEHDCATLPRTSSDATAVRKRTKLPTAARTEGETHRFSINGHFYNHETSVFTPAFGSETKIRINSHMRTRHVIEQLLHKFKIENSPHEFALYIIHASGEKKQLRSGDVPLLHRLLQGPSEKIAKFFLMDGDVEEISSDVAQYIPFHLPFLESILHRINEEEKQEIQQTMARYLKEKSLIRQHLRSRTVRKTETTV